The proteins below come from a single Oryzomicrobium terrae genomic window:
- a CDS encoding TRAP transporter small permease produces MRSLLDLIYRAAGGLAALFMIATLAMVLTGIVTRLLDIYVRGTDDYAGYCMAACGFLALAYTFKHGEHIRVTLLIDRFAGGTRRAVETVALVVGAVVAGALAWYSLRLVFNSYEFGDISQGVDATPLWIPQIGMAAGTVVLFVALLDDLLLTLAGRPVARLKSHSNEPARVE; encoded by the coding sequence ATGAGATCCTTGCTCGACCTGATCTACCGTGCCGCTGGCGGCCTGGCGGCGCTGTTCATGATCGCCACCCTGGCCATGGTGCTGACCGGCATCGTCACCCGCCTGCTCGATATCTACGTGCGCGGTACCGACGACTATGCCGGCTATTGCATGGCCGCCTGCGGTTTTCTTGCGCTGGCTTACACCTTCAAGCACGGTGAGCACATCCGCGTCACCCTCCTGATCGACCGCTTTGCCGGCGGCACCCGGCGCGCCGTGGAAACCGTCGCCCTGGTGGTTGGGGCGGTGGTGGCCGGCGCCCTGGCCTGGTACAGCCTGCGGCTGGTGTTCAACTCCTACGAATTCGGCGACATCTCCCAAGGGGTTGATGCGACGCCCCTGTGGATTCCCCAGATCGGCATGGCGGCAGGCACGGTGGTGCTCTTCGTCGCCCTGCTCGACGATCTGTTGCTGACCTTGGCCGGACGCCCCGTGGCCCGGCTCAAATCCCATTCCAACGAACCCGCCCGGGTCGAGTGA
- a CDS encoding TRAP transporter substrate-binding protein codes for MKMMPSLRTTFRVGAAVALALAAQVASAQAKWDMPTPYPATNFHTENINQFVKDVDAATGGKVKITVHPNGALFKANEIKRAVQGGQAQIGETIISGLANEDPLFALDTVPFLATGYADAKRLWQVSRPKVEEKFAKQGLKILYSVAWQPQGIYSKTALTSMADLKGVKMRSYSPTVARMIELMGAVPVTVQAAELTQALATGVVSANLTSSATGYDSKSWEQLSYYFDIQAWLPKNVVFVNKKAFDALDKPTQDAILKAAAAAEERGWKLSEEKNRWYLEQLAANKMKVLPASDALKKDLHKVGEQMIKEWQDKAGPDGKAILDAYRAKK; via the coding sequence ATGAAAATGATGCCGTCTCTACGCACCACGTTCCGTGTCGGCGCTGCCGTTGCTCTGGCTCTGGCAGCCCAAGTGGCGTCTGCCCAAGCCAAGTGGGATATGCCCACCCCGTATCCCGCCACCAACTTCCACACTGAGAACATCAACCAGTTCGTCAAGGATGTGGATGCGGCCACCGGCGGCAAGGTCAAGATTACGGTGCACCCCAACGGCGCCCTGTTCAAGGCCAACGAGATCAAGCGGGCCGTGCAGGGTGGTCAAGCCCAGATTGGCGAGACCATCATTTCCGGCCTGGCTAACGAAGATCCCTTGTTCGCCCTGGATACCGTGCCCTTCCTGGCCACCGGCTACGCCGATGCCAAGCGCCTGTGGCAGGTGTCGCGGCCCAAGGTCGAGGAGAAGTTCGCCAAGCAGGGGCTGAAGATTCTTTACTCCGTGGCCTGGCAGCCCCAGGGTATCTATTCCAAGACGGCACTGACCTCGATGGCCGACCTGAAGGGCGTCAAAATGCGCTCCTACAGCCCCACCGTGGCCCGCATGATCGAGTTGATGGGCGCTGTGCCGGTTACCGTCCAGGCCGCAGAACTGACCCAGGCCCTTGCCACCGGCGTGGTCTCGGCCAACCTGACCTCCTCCGCCACCGGCTACGATTCGAAGAGCTGGGAGCAACTGTCCTACTACTTCGATATCCAGGCCTGGCTGCCGAAGAACGTGGTGTTTGTGAACAAGAAGGCCTTCGACGCTCTCGACAAGCCGACCCAGGATGCCATCCTGAAGGCTGCCGCCGCCGCCGAGGAGCGGGGCTGGAAGCTTTCCGAGGAGAAGAACCGCTGGTACCTGGAGCAGCTTGCCGCCAACAAGATGAAGGTGCTGCCGGCCTCCGATGCCCTGAAGAAGGACCTGCACAAGGTTGGCGAGCAGATGATCAAGGAATGGCAGGACAAGGCCGGGCCTGACGGCAAGGCCATCCTCGACGCCTACCGCGCCAAGAAGTAA
- a CDS encoding winged helix DNA-binding protein, with amino-acid sequence MAKPRLTSSSPASTTANGETSRIVSSEHLVSEKAPELSELEFGLILAWHAFARWMIRCMSAAGVKDVTATDVLVLHHVAHRDQEKKLADICFVLNIEDTHVVSYSLKKLMGIGLVQSVKRGKEVFFSITAEGQRVCLAYRDVRESCLMPGFSGTEEENARLGDVARLLRTLSGRYDQAARAASTAGL; translated from the coding sequence ATGGCCAAGCCCCGTCTCACCTCCTCCTCCCCTGCCAGCACCACCGCCAACGGCGAAACCAGTCGTATCGTTTCCTCCGAGCACCTGGTATCGGAAAAAGCACCGGAGCTCTCGGAATTGGAGTTCGGTCTTATCCTGGCCTGGCACGCCTTTGCCCGCTGGATGATCCGCTGCATGTCGGCCGCCGGCGTCAAGGACGTCACTGCCACTGACGTCCTGGTGTTACACCACGTCGCGCACCGGGACCAGGAAAAGAAGCTTGCCGACATCTGCTTCGTGCTCAACATCGAGGACACCCACGTGGTTTCCTATTCACTCAAGAAGCTGATGGGTATCGGCCTGGTGCAGAGCGTCAAGCGCGGCAAGGAAGTGTTTTTCTCAATCACCGCTGAAGGTCAGCGCGTCTGTCTGGCCTACCGGGATGTGCGCGAGTCTTGCCTGATGCCCGGCTTTTCCGGCACAGAGGAGGAGAACGCCCGTCTGGGGGACGTAGCCCGGCTGCTGCGCACCCTTTCCGGCCGTTACGACCAAGCCGCCCGGGCAGCCTCTACCGCCGGGCTGTAA
- the pxpB gene encoding 5-oxoprolinase subunit PxpB, giving the protein MQPSVRLLNLGDTAVTVEFGDRVDPLLMPRVSGLDAALQALLQAGEAPGLIETVPTFRSLTVIFDPLVTARPAVDALIQRALQAADTQAAPPGRTWRLPVLYGGEFGPDLASVAEATGLSCEEVIARHSGTPYRVYMLGFLPGFPFMGDVAPPLALPRRSEPRVRVPAGSVAIAGGLTAIYPWESPGGWHLLGRCPVRLFDPARPAPSLLAPGDQVIFTAVEAARYAEIDAELRSGAREAASFLDLGAAAQ; this is encoded by the coding sequence ATGCAGCCCTCGGTCCGTCTCCTCAACCTGGGCGACACCGCCGTCACCGTCGAATTCGGCGATCGGGTCGACCCGCTCCTGATGCCCCGGGTCAGTGGCCTGGATGCCGCACTCCAAGCCTTGCTCCAGGCCGGAGAAGCCCCTGGCTTGATCGAGACTGTCCCCACCTTCCGTTCCCTCACGGTGATCTTCGACCCCTTGGTCACGGCCCGTCCCGCCGTGGACGCCCTGATCCAGCGCGCCCTGCAGGCAGCCGACACTCAGGCTGCCCCACCGGGACGCACCTGGCGCCTGCCGGTACTGTACGGTGGCGAGTTCGGCCCGGATCTGGCCAGTGTTGCCGAGGCCACCGGCCTGAGCTGCGAAGAGGTCATTGCCCGGCATAGCGGCACCCCGTACCGGGTATACATGCTCGGTTTTCTCCCCGGGTTTCCCTTCATGGGCGATGTAGCCCCTCCCCTCGCCCTGCCCCGTCGCAGCGAACCTCGAGTGCGTGTGCCCGCCGGCAGCGTAGCCATCGCCGGCGGCCTGACCGCCATTTACCCTTGGGAAAGCCCCGGGGGCTGGCACCTCCTCGGCCGCTGCCCGGTACGCCTGTTCGACCCGGCACGCCCAGCACCTTCTCTGCTTGCGCCTGGCGATCAGGTGATCTTCACGGCCGTGGAGGCCGCCCGCTACGCCGAAATCGACGCCGAACTGCGCAGCGGCGCCCGGGAAGCCGCGTCCTTCCTTGATCTTGGAGCAGCAGCCCAATGA
- a CDS encoding biotin-dependent carboxyltransferase family protein yields the protein MSAVVAIVSPGALASVQDLGRHGYRRFGVPRAGTLAPDLLRIANRLVGNPDGSPAIEFFVGGLALAARDEPLQLGFAGNFAVEIVASDGAKRLLPAWRSVVLAPGEQARCGMIAGSRVGVVAVAGLAPPRLLGSASTYARAGLGQLLGAGDQLPATSVAPGTPCHWLPAPPAVAAPDTPIRLVLGPQDDHFSTAALVTLESVTYTVSREADRMGMRLDGPVLEHKPGMTEIASDGIVPGAIQVPGNGLPIVLLADGQTAGGYPKIATVISADLPRLAALPPGAPLRFSLIDLAGAALAARQAEAELLACLAAIEPLGPEGGIDLNALYTENLVSGMINAQAEEWKLLL from the coding sequence ATGAGCGCCGTCGTCGCCATCGTCTCTCCTGGTGCCCTGGCCAGCGTGCAAGATCTGGGGCGCCACGGCTATCGTCGTTTCGGCGTTCCCCGGGCCGGTACCCTGGCCCCCGACCTGTTGCGTATCGCCAATCGCCTGGTGGGCAACCCAGACGGGTCGCCGGCCATCGAATTCTTTGTCGGCGGCCTAGCCCTGGCCGCCCGGGATGAACCACTCCAACTCGGCTTTGCCGGCAACTTTGCGGTGGAGATCGTCGCCAGCGACGGCGCCAAGCGTCTGTTGCCCGCCTGGCGCAGCGTCGTGCTGGCTCCGGGCGAACAGGCCCGCTGCGGCATGATCGCCGGCAGCCGGGTCGGCGTGGTGGCGGTGGCGGGCCTAGCCCCGCCCCGCCTCCTCGGTAGCGCTTCTACCTACGCGCGGGCTGGCCTGGGCCAACTGCTTGGTGCTGGCGACCAACTACCGGCTACGAGCGTCGCTCCGGGCACCCCTTGCCATTGGCTGCCGGCCCCGCCCGCAGTTGCGGCGCCCGACACACCGATTCGGCTCGTCCTCGGCCCCCAGGACGATCATTTCAGCACCGCGGCGCTTGTCACCCTGGAAAGCGTCACCTACACCGTCTCCCGGGAGGCAGACCGGATGGGCATGCGCCTGGACGGCCCCGTCCTGGAACACAAGCCGGGCATGACCGAGATTGCCTCCGACGGGATCGTGCCGGGAGCCATCCAGGTCCCCGGCAACGGATTGCCGATCGTGCTGCTGGCCGACGGTCAGACTGCCGGTGGCTACCCCAAGATTGCTACGGTGATTTCCGCCGACCTGCCCCGGCTGGCCGCCCTGCCCCCGGGCGCTCCCCTGCGCTTTAGCCTGATCGACCTGGCTGGTGCGGCATTGGCGGCCCGCCAGGCGGAAGCGGAGTTGCTCGCCTGCCTGGCCGCTATCGAACCCCTTGGGCCGGAAGGAGGCATCGACCTGAATGCGCTCTACACTGAAAACCTGGTCAGCGGCATGATCAATGCCCAGGCTGAGGAGTGGAAGTTGCTCTTGTAA
- a CDS encoding LamB/YcsF family protein — translation MPHELNLNADLGESFGAWSMGRDQELLPLVGSANIACGFHAGDPLVMRKTVRAALDNGVSLGAHPAFPDLQGFGRRKMVIPAPELEAMVIYQLGALAGMARAEGGTLTHVKPHGALNNMACEDIALARAVVRAVRQFDAELILLAPALSHLADAGKETGLRVALEVFADRAYDEAGNLAPRSQPGAVLHDPRDCVAHVQRMIEAGGLITTSGKVLPTPFHSICVHGDNAEAVEAAAAIRHALESRGHPIKPLPHLSALTRT, via the coding sequence GTGCCGCACGAACTCAATCTGAACGCCGATCTGGGCGAATCCTTCGGTGCCTGGAGCATGGGCCGGGATCAGGAGTTGCTCCCCCTGGTTGGCTCCGCCAACATCGCCTGCGGCTTTCACGCCGGCGACCCCCTGGTGATGCGCAAGACCGTCCGGGCGGCCCTCGACAACGGCGTTTCCCTGGGGGCCCACCCGGCCTTCCCCGATCTGCAGGGCTTCGGCCGGCGCAAGATGGTCATCCCCGCCCCCGAACTCGAAGCAATGGTCATCTACCAGCTCGGGGCCCTGGCCGGTATGGCACGGGCCGAGGGGGGCACCCTGACTCACGTCAAACCCCATGGAGCCCTCAACAACATGGCCTGCGAGGACATCGCCTTGGCGCGGGCCGTGGTGAGGGCCGTCAGACAATTCGACGCCGAACTGATCCTGCTCGCCCCAGCCCTCTCGCACCTGGCCGATGCCGGCAAGGAGACAGGATTACGGGTCGCCCTGGAGGTGTTCGCCGACCGGGCCTATGACGAAGCGGGCAACCTGGCGCCCCGCAGCCAACCCGGGGCTGTGCTGCACGACCCGCGCGACTGCGTTGCGCACGTACAGCGCATGATCGAGGCCGGCGGACTGATCACCACCAGTGGCAAGGTGCTGCCGACCCCCTTTCACAGCATTTGCGTGCACGGCGACAACGCCGAAGCGGTCGAAGCCGCCGCAGCCATACGTCACGCCCTTGAAAGTCGGGGCCACCCGATCAAGCCCCTGCCCCACCTGAGTGCTCTCACCCGGACATGA
- a CDS encoding EAL domain-containing protein codes for MHLLLKYDGQYAPPLWQALGAEHSSQYVWRFRVSDEAALDALMETLAVQTNQDTLQQTYALVHDENSSLANPGAVLDRVTPFNALYARRLHAWMEGDLAPYIRMHFQPLVDLAQGGEIFAFEALCRLQDPQGRLLSGADAFRLAAQLQREADLDLECQRLALAAKAASIPADKLLFINVLPRNLVHQSWMNCLSQSLESMGIDRRQVVIEVVESERADPAMLAQSCDILRTRGFRIALDDMGSGFNGLSTLAAVRADFIKVDRGIVHGAQGSKVRSVLLEAIVSMAQRLGATVIAEGLERAEDITFVRDMGIGYAQGYYFAPPQAGVTAAVTPLPSLDESCLSRAKDRFALTDLMDPGVAVEIQEPLEMVRRLFIDNPSLALAVVTDDAQPIGLVRRGRVLSSHTSKTLGKLSEPLARSLPSRLTSAALARVLYHDRKDADPWVVTAPDGRYQGLIHPMTLIAQLLARRENGSNLHPLSQLPTGPSLRLTLDNRLAQGQELCLVYIDLDNFKAYNDRYGFIRGDAMIRSLAELLRYRFAHRKDCLLGHIGGDDFVLIQEHVPADLVPELLDIMSQFHAIAAHLYDSDDVARGHFVTEDGNAYPIASMSVAVVTGRSGDGTPLPNSLAAAERAAALKKIGKVAEGSVVVVEGTPPTLHRESPRSALRDWTDTALESLQELVLAPRNRDPHALDVAFRNFPYFEMVFELDGEGKQRFPNWINPEMYGRIKAGGMGADRSAQAYFTEVRDTGRPFVSPIYLSTASEDFCLTLAVPLQDARGRLDGVLVADINIGALATLLRRETLPA; via the coding sequence ATGCACCTCCTGCTCAAGTACGACGGCCAATACGCCCCGCCCCTGTGGCAAGCCCTCGGGGCCGAACATTCCAGCCAGTACGTCTGGCGCTTTCGCGTAAGCGACGAGGCCGCCCTCGACGCCTTGATGGAAACCCTGGCGGTGCAAACCAACCAGGACACCCTGCAGCAGACCTACGCCCTGGTCCATGACGAAAATTCGTCGCTCGCCAATCCCGGCGCCGTGCTCGACCGGGTGACACCGTTCAACGCCCTCTATGCCCGCCGCCTGCACGCCTGGATGGAAGGGGATCTGGCGCCCTATATCCGCATGCATTTCCAACCCCTGGTGGATCTGGCCCAGGGTGGTGAAATCTTCGCCTTCGAGGCCCTGTGCCGCCTGCAGGACCCCCAGGGGCGTCTGCTGTCCGGTGCCGATGCCTTCCGCCTGGCGGCCCAGTTGCAGCGCGAAGCAGACCTGGACCTGGAATGCCAGCGTCTCGCTCTGGCGGCCAAGGCGGCGTCGATTCCCGCCGACAAGCTGTTGTTCATCAACGTATTGCCACGCAACCTGGTGCATCAGAGCTGGATGAACTGCCTGTCCCAATCCTTGGAAAGCATGGGCATCGACCGCCGCCAGGTGGTGATCGAGGTGGTGGAATCGGAACGGGCCGATCCGGCCATGCTGGCGCAAAGCTGCGACATCCTGCGCACCCGGGGCTTTCGCATCGCTCTGGACGACATGGGCTCGGGCTTCAACGGCCTGTCCACCCTGGCGGCGGTGCGCGCCGACTTCATCAAGGTGGACCGGGGCATCGTGCACGGCGCCCAGGGCAGCAAGGTGCGCTCGGTGTTGCTGGAGGCCATTGTTTCCATGGCCCAGCGACTCGGCGCCACGGTCATCGCCGAGGGGCTGGAGCGGGCCGAGGACATCACCTTCGTTCGCGACATGGGCATCGGCTATGCCCAGGGGTACTACTTCGCCCCACCCCAGGCCGGGGTCACCGCCGCGGTGACGCCCCTGCCCAGCCTCGACGAATCCTGCCTGTCCCGGGCCAAGGATCGCTTCGCCCTGACCGACCTGATGGACCCCGGCGTGGCGGTGGAGATCCAGGAGCCCCTGGAGATGGTGCGCCGCCTGTTTATCGACAACCCCTCCCTGGCCCTGGCCGTGGTCACCGATGACGCCCAGCCGATCGGCCTGGTGCGGCGCGGCCGGGTGCTTTCCAGCCACACCAGCAAGACCCTGGGCAAGCTCTCCGAGCCCCTGGCGCGCAGCCTGCCCAGCCGCCTCACCTCAGCGGCCCTGGCCCGGGTGCTGTACCACGACCGCAAGGACGCCGATCCCTGGGTGGTCACCGCGCCGGACGGGCGCTACCAGGGCTTGATCCACCCCATGACCCTGATCGCCCAGCTGCTGGCGCGGCGCGAGAACGGCAGCAACCTGCATCCCCTGTCCCAGCTGCCCACCGGCCCGAGCCTGCGCCTGACCTTGGACAACCGGCTGGCCCAGGGCCAGGAGCTGTGCCTGGTCTATATCGACCTGGACAATTTCAAGGCCTACAACGACCGCTATGGCTTCATCCGGGGCGACGCCATGATCCGCTCCCTGGCCGAGCTGTTGCGCTACCGCTTCGCCCACCGCAAGGATTGCCTGCTTGGCCACATCGGCGGCGACGATTTCGTGCTCATCCAGGAACACGTGCCCGCCGATCTGGTGCCGGAACTGCTCGACATCATGAGCCAGTTCCACGCCATCGCCGCCCACCTTTACGACAGCGACGACGTAGCTCGGGGCCATTTCGTCACCGAGGACGGCAACGCGTATCCGATTGCCAGCATGTCGGTGGCGGTGGTTACCGGCCGGAGTGGCGATGGCACGCCCCTGCCCAACTCCCTGGCCGCCGCCGAGCGCGCTGCCGCCCTGAAGAAGATTGGCAAGGTGGCCGAAGGCAGCGTGGTGGTGGTGGAAGGCACGCCCCCCACCCTGCACCGGGAAAGCCCCCGCTCGGCGCTGCGGGACTGGACCGACACGGCGCTGGAATCCTTGCAGGAACTGGTACTGGCGCCGCGCAACCGGGACCCCCACGCTCTGGATGTGGCCTTCCGCAACTTCCCGTACTTCGAGATGGTGTTCGAGCTGGATGGGGAAGGAAAACAGCGCTTTCCCAACTGGATCAACCCGGAAATGTACGGCCGCATCAAGGCCGGCGGCATGGGCGCCGACCGCTCGGCCCAGGCTTACTTCACCGAGGTGCGCGACACGGGCCGCCCCTTCGTGTCGCCGATTTACCTGTCCACCGCCAGCGAGGACTTCTGCCTGACCCTGGCCGTCCCCCTGCAGGATGCCCGGGGCCGGCTCGACGGCGTGCTGGTGGCGGACATCAACATCGGCGCCCTGGCCACCCTGCTGCGCCGGGAAACGCTCCCCGCCTGA
- a CDS encoding methyl-accepting chemotaxis protein, protein MKVNLPVTGQERFLQPGKPIVTKTDLKGRITYVNASFVDVSGFTREELLGASHNIVRHPDMPPEAFDDLWKTLKEGQPWHGLVKNRCKNGDFYWVEAYVTPMTENGVPIGYMSVRNTPERSEVAAAEKLYAAIRDKRAAFPGARRRTRRVQPARVLCSLSVASAVLALLGAWLGGLAGLGLALLAALVLAGQAAWLWQNVLLPVQWVRRGIVAIDEGRLHESLLRGSDHLGLLLQMESLRIHLRAMFADVLLSSQEVEARAEALDAEMQKLVQSANEQSASVEEIGSALEQMSVSIQEVSEFTQQNVTATQQAQEIAQSGKDKMALSMAGTQRIVNIVDRAMAEMNGMHEHVERIGHITTIIKDIAEQTNLLALNAAIEAARAGEHGRGFAVVADEVRKLSERTTSSTAEITTVVSEITQRSHSAVRTMANTAAEVTSGTAVIEESSLSLESIVSATDKCLGMADDVSHMLNQQSQASHDVAVSMERIAQAANQSVASTDNVGGGVQRLYATARELKDLLRHLETALR, encoded by the coding sequence ATGAAAGTCAATCTACCCGTGACGGGGCAGGAGCGTTTCCTGCAGCCGGGCAAACCCATCGTCACCAAGACCGACCTCAAGGGCCGCATCACCTACGTCAATGCGTCCTTCGTCGATGTCAGCGGCTTTACCCGGGAAGAACTGCTCGGGGCCAGCCATAACATCGTCCGCCATCCGGACATGCCGCCGGAGGCCTTCGACGATCTGTGGAAAACCCTCAAGGAAGGCCAACCCTGGCACGGGCTGGTCAAGAACCGCTGCAAGAACGGCGATTTCTACTGGGTCGAGGCCTACGTCACGCCGATGACCGAGAACGGCGTGCCAATCGGTTACATGTCGGTGCGCAATACCCCGGAGCGGAGCGAGGTGGCGGCGGCGGAAAAACTCTATGCCGCGATCCGCGACAAGCGAGCGGCCTTTCCCGGTGCCCGCCGGCGCACCCGGCGGGTCCAGCCGGCCCGGGTGCTGTGCTCCCTGAGCGTGGCGAGCGCCGTCCTGGCCTTGCTCGGCGCCTGGCTGGGCGGCTTGGCCGGCCTGGGCCTGGCGCTGTTGGCGGCCCTGGTGCTGGCGGGGCAGGCCGCTTGGCTGTGGCAGAACGTACTGTTGCCGGTGCAGTGGGTGCGCCGTGGCATCGTCGCCATCGATGAAGGGCGCCTGCACGAAAGCCTGCTGCGCGGCAGTGACCACTTGGGGCTGCTGTTGCAGATGGAATCCCTGCGCATCCACCTACGCGCCATGTTTGCCGACGTACTGTTGTCGTCCCAGGAGGTGGAGGCCAGGGCCGAGGCCCTCGATGCGGAGATGCAGAAGCTGGTGCAGAGCGCCAACGAGCAGAGCGCCAGCGTCGAGGAGATCGGCAGCGCCCTGGAGCAGATGAGCGTGTCGATCCAGGAAGTCTCCGAATTCACCCAGCAGAATGTCACGGCCACCCAGCAGGCCCAGGAAATCGCCCAGAGCGGCAAGGACAAGATGGCGCTGAGCATGGCGGGTACCCAGCGCATCGTGAACATCGTCGACCGGGCCATGGCCGAAATGAACGGCATGCACGAGCACGTCGAGCGCATCGGTCACATCACCACCATCATCAAGGACATCGCCGAGCAGACCAACTTGCTAGCCCTCAATGCCGCCATCGAGGCGGCCCGGGCCGGAGAGCACGGCCGGGGCTTTGCTGTGGTGGCCGACGAGGTGCGCAAGCTGTCGGAACGGACTACCAGCAGTACCGCCGAGATCACCACGGTGGTGAGCGAGATCACCCAGCGCTCCCACAGCGCGGTGAGGACCATGGCGAACACGGCGGCCGAGGTCACCTCCGGTACGGCGGTGATCGAAGAGAGCAGCCTGAGCCTGGAGTCGATCGTGTCGGCCACCGACAAATGCCTGGGCATGGCCGACGACGTCTCGCACATGCTCAACCAGCAATCCCAGGCTTCCCACGACGTGGCGGTGAGCATGGAGCGGATCGCCCAGGCAGCCAACCAGAGCGTGGCGTCCACCGATAACGTGGGCGGTGGAGTGCAGCGGCTCTACGCCACGGCCCGGGAGCTGAAGGACTTGCTGCGCCACCTGGAAACCGCCCTGCGCTAA
- a CDS encoding acyl-CoA dehydrogenase — MAEYIAPLREMQFVMQELAGLEQVAQLPGCEEATADLADAILDEASKFASNVLSPLNWSGDQEGAKWANNAVTMPAGFKSAYQQFAENGWTALACDPEFGGQGLPKILSTPVNEMWKSANMAFSLCPMLTQGAIEALLVAGSDELKQRYLPKMVSGEWTGTMNLTEPNAGSDLAAVRTRAEPQGDGTYKVFGQKIFITYGDHDMVSNTVHLVLARLPDAPEGVKGISLFVVPKFMVNADGSLGARNDAYCVSIEHKLGIHASPTAVMAFGDNGGAIGYLVGQENRGLEYMFIMMNAARFAVGMEGVALAERAYQRARDYAKERIQGTEVGVRGGPKVAIIKHPDVRRMLMSMRSQTEAMRALAYVVAAAMDAAKRHPDEAERAKNQAFADLMIPVVKGWSTEQSIEIASTGVQVHGGMGFIEETGAAQHLRDARITAIYEGTTAIQANDLIGRKMAREGGVTMKAVLGLMQQTLGKLAEAKGEQFAVIRARLAAGVAALTKASEYMVATYGSDIKAAHAGSVPFLKLTGIVAGGWQMARAALIAQAKIDGGDADPFYAAKVVTTRFYADHILTQADGLAESIVAGASGVMALGEDQF; from the coding sequence ATGGCTGAATACATCGCCCCCCTTCGCGAAATGCAGTTCGTGATGCAGGAACTGGCCGGTCTGGAGCAGGTTGCCCAGCTGCCCGGCTGCGAAGAAGCGACCGCCGACCTGGCCGATGCCATCCTCGACGAAGCGTCCAAGTTCGCCAGCAACGTCCTGTCGCCCCTCAACTGGAGCGGCGACCAGGAAGGCGCCAAGTGGGCCAACAACGCCGTGACCATGCCGGCCGGCTTCAAGTCCGCCTACCAGCAGTTCGCCGAAAACGGCTGGACCGCCCTGGCCTGTGATCCCGAATTCGGCGGTCAGGGTCTGCCCAAGATTCTCTCCACCCCGGTCAACGAGATGTGGAAGTCGGCCAACATGGCCTTCTCCCTGTGCCCGATGCTCACCCAGGGCGCCATCGAGGCCCTGCTGGTGGCCGGCTCCGACGAGCTCAAGCAGCGCTACCTGCCGAAGATGGTGAGCGGTGAATGGACCGGCACCATGAATCTGACCGAGCCGAACGCCGGTTCCGATCTGGCCGCCGTGCGCACCCGCGCCGAGCCCCAGGGCGACGGCACCTACAAAGTGTTCGGCCAGAAGATCTTCATCACCTACGGTGACCACGACATGGTGTCCAACACCGTGCACCTGGTGCTGGCCCGCCTGCCCGACGCCCCCGAGGGCGTGAAGGGCATCTCCCTGTTCGTCGTGCCCAAGTTCATGGTCAACGCCGACGGCAGCCTGGGCGCGCGCAACGATGCCTACTGCGTGTCCATCGAGCACAAGCTCGGCATCCACGCCAGCCCCACCGCCGTGATGGCCTTCGGCGACAACGGTGGCGCCATCGGTTACCTGGTGGGCCAGGAAAACCGTGGTCTGGAATACATGTTCATCATGATGAACGCCGCCCGCTTCGCCGTCGGCATGGAAGGCGTGGCCCTGGCCGAGCGCGCCTACCAGCGCGCCCGCGACTACGCCAAGGAGCGCATCCAGGGTACCGAGGTGGGTGTGCGCGGCGGTCCCAAGGTCGCCATCATCAAGCACCCGGACGTGCGCCGCATGCTCATGAGCATGCGTTCCCAGACCGAAGCCATGCGCGCCCTGGCCTACGTGGTGGCCGCCGCCATGGATGCCGCCAAGCGCCATCCGGACGAGGCCGAGCGGGCCAAGAACCAGGCCTTCGCCGACCTGATGATCCCGGTGGTCAAGGGCTGGAGCACCGAGCAGTCGATCGAGATCGCCTCCACCGGCGTGCAGGTGCACGGCGGCATGGGCTTCATCGAGGAAACCGGTGCCGCCCAGCACCTGCGCGATGCCCGCATCACCGCCATCTACGAAGGCACCACCGCCATTCAGGCCAACGACCTGATCGGCCGCAAGATGGCCCGGGAAGGCGGCGTCACCATGAAGGCCGTGCTCGGTCTGATGCAGCAGACCCTGGGCAAGCTGGCCGAGGCCAAGGGCGAGCAGTTCGCCGTGATCCGTGCCCGTCTGGCTGCCGGTGTGGCTGCCCTGACCAAGGCCTCCGAGTACATGGTCGCCACCTACGGCAGCGACATCAAGGCGGCCCACGCCGGCTCGGTGCCCTTCCTCAAGCTCACCGGCATCGTCGCCGGCGGCTGGCAGATGGCTCGGGCGGCCCTGATCGCCCAGGCCAAGATCGACGGCGGCGACGCCGATCCGTTCTACGCCGCCAAGGTCGTCACCACCCGTTTCTACGCCGACCACATCCTCACCCAGGCCGACGGTCTGGCCGAGAGCATCGTGGCGGGCGCCAGCGGCGTGATGGCCCTGGGCGAAGACCAGTTCTAA